The nucleotide sequence TTATTGCCACTTCTGCTCCTGGAATAACATGTTTACACAGCCTTCTAGACGTGATCATACTAGCATTATACATATACTGGATGTTCTATTTTATAGGTGAAGGCAGAGGTAACAACACAACCAATATGGCGGATGGTCATGATAACGACAAGAACATCGAGATGTGGAAATTCAAGAAGCTGATCAAATGACTAGATGCTGCCCATGGAAACGGGACAAGCATGATATCGCTGATCGTGCCACCCCGTGATCAGGTATGTCGAGTCACCAAGCTGTTGGGTGATGAACATGGGACCGCCTCAAACATCAAGAGGAGAGTCAACAGGCAGTCTGTCTTGGCAGCTATTACCTCTGCCCAGCAAAAGTTGAAGCTGTACAATCGAGTTCCCACCAATGGATTGGTGCTTTACACCGGAACCATCCTCACCGATGAGGGGAAAGAAAAGAAGGTCAGCATTGATTTTGAGCCATTCAGGCCAGTTAATGCGTTCATGTATCTCTGTGACAACAAGTTCCACACCGAGGCACTGCATGAGATGCTCGAGTCCGATGATAAGTTTGGCTTCATTGTCATGGACGGTAATGGAACGCTGTTTGGAACCCTGAGTGGCAACACTAGGGAGGTTCTACACAAGTTCTCTGTTGATCTCCCAAAGAAGCATGGCCGAGGAGGGCAGTCAACACTTCGCTTTTCCCGCCTGCGCGTGGAGACCCGGCACAACTATGTGCGCAGGACGGCTGAGCTTGCTACTAGATTCTTCATTGACCCTGCCACTAGCCAGCCAAATGTTTCTGGTCTCATTCTAGCTGGTTGCGCTGACCTCAAGACTGAATTGAGTCAATCTGACCTGTTTGATCAGCGCTTGGCAGCCAAGATACTGAAGGTTGTCACTGTCTCTCATGGTGGAGAGGATGGCTTCAACCAGGCCATTGAGATATCTACTGAAGTCCTTTCCAATGTCAAGTTCATCCAAGAAAAAAGGTTGATGGGAAAGTACTTTGAGGAGATAAGCCAAGACACTGGGAAGTATGTTTCTGGTGTGGATGACACCATGTCTGCCCTTGAAATGGGTGCAGTTGAAACACTGATTGTGTGGGAAAATCTTGATATC is from Triticum aestivum cultivar Chinese Spring chromosome 3A, IWGSC CS RefSeq v2.1, whole genome shotgun sequence and encodes:
- the LOC123059327 gene encoding eukaryotic peptide chain release factor subunit 1-2 yields the protein MISLIVPPRDQVCRVTKLLGDEHGTASNIKRRVNRQSVLAAITSAQQKLKLYNRVPTNGLVLYTGTILTDEGKEKKVSIDFEPFRPVNAFMYLCDNKFHTEALHEMLESDDKFGFIVMDGNGTLFGTLSGNTREVLHKFSVDLPKKHGRGGQSTLRFSRLRVETRHNYVRRTAELATRFFIDPATSQPNVSGLILAGCADLKTELSQSDLFDQRLAAKILKVVTVSHGGEDGFNQAIEISTEVLSNVKFIQEKRLMGKYFEEISQDTGKYVSGVDDTMSALEMGAVETLIVWENLDINRYILKNSATEETVVKHFDEAQEADQSNFKDKATSAVLEVVERTVLLEWFAENYWQFGCALELITNNTEQGSQFCSGYGGIGGILRYRVDLNAYKDPSDEEYDEGFEEQSTETPVNSVREEPAVAWNQNAPRQEAEASTSSSRKN